The following coding sequences are from one Nilaparvata lugens isolate BPH chromosome 4, ASM1435652v1, whole genome shotgun sequence window:
- the LOC111053466 gene encoding ribosome-releasing factor 2, mitochondrial — protein sequence MLLRRRGNLKRVLERMCKRYFRTSANSDAKKIDVNDLSRVRNIGILAHIDAGKTTTTERMLYYSGRIRVMGEVHEGNTVTDYMEQERDRGITITSAAVTLQWMKHKFNLIDTPGHIDFTMEVEQALHVMDGAVVVLDASAGVEAQTLTVWRQADNYELPRIVYANKMDRNDANLELCKSTLSSKLGVKTLPLQIPFKNGGKLEGIVDVVAKQKCIWSGESGQQCNRIPLTEADGEIWELTTKAREELAGDLADLDDKMGDIVLGLDSVEHISDKDIYEAVRRVTLSQKGVPLLSGSSYKNVGVQLVMDSIVHYLPSPLENSRQSFLTESFKDNLSAKVFKIVHDKQRGGAISFLRLYSGKITKGQTIHNLKQPGSEQISKLMVAMADDYEEVPEVLSGNVAAVTGLRNVNTGDLITSSSTAANTARKYLLNKKKYTSEQVDEVFGVGVQVPDPVFFCSVEPASLKFQTPMEVALKELQRENPSLQVSFNSETGQTVLGGMGELHLEVIKQRLISEYKVEVDLGPLQIAYKEYLLNPAEYTLELKHKIGGVLHAMTLMMSVKAVNADEKVELLTLDKHPDYAPHLTTVTPRQIMLLKQGIISGLQHGPVLGSPVVGASFKLHRLELKRGTSESIFISGAAQCTQKLLQDAGTAILEPVMSLEIVSDDNTISTILSDLSNRRAVIRNIGVRGHCKTISALAPLSELLGYSKYLRILSSGLASFTIEFHDYEPVSSDQQAKVIQEVGGLI from the exons GTAAAACAACGACAACTGAGAGGATGCTGTATTATTCTGGGAGAATCAGAGTAATGGGAGAAGTACACGAAGGAAACACAGTTACAGATTATATggagcaagaaagagatagag GAATCACAATAACATCAGCAGCAGTGACtttgcaatggatgaaacaCAAGTTCAACCTGATCGACACGCCGGGACACATCGATTTCACCATGGAGGTGGAGCAGGCTCTGCATGTCATGGATGGTGCTGTTGTCGTTCTAGATGCGTCTGCAG GTGTTGAAGCTCAAACATTGACAGTTTGGAGACAAGCCGATAACTACGAACTACCAAGGATAGTGTACGCCAATAAAATGGACCGAAACGATGCTAACCTGGAACTATGTAAATCAACCCTATCTTCGAAGCTTGGCGTCAAAACACTGCCTTTGCAGATTCCTTTTAAAA ACGGTGGAAAGCTGGAGGGCATAGTCGATGTGGTTGCAAAACAGAAATGTATTTGGAGCGGAGAGAGTGGCCAGCAGTGCAATAGGATTCCCTTGACAGAAGCTGATGGAGAAATCTGGGAATTAACAACGAAAGCAAGGGAAGAGCTGGCCGGAGACCTGGCAGACCTCGATGATAAGATGGGCGACATTGTGTTGGGTCTCGACTCAGTCGAGCATATAAGCGACAAAGATATTTACGAAGCTGTTCGTAGGGTTACTTTGTCACAG AAAGGTGTACCTCTACTCAGTGGCAGCTCTTACAAAAACGTCGGAGTACAACTTGTTATGGACTCAATAGTGCATTACCTACCGTCGCCTCTGGAAAACAGTAGACAAAGCTTTCTCACAGAAAGTTTCAAAGATAACCTCTCAGCAAAAGTGTTCAAAATAGTCCATGATAAGCAAAGAGGTGGAGCTATCAGCTTTCTAAGGCTCTACTCTGGAAAAATTACCAAG GGTCAAACTATACATAACTTGAAACAACCTGGATCTGAACAAATTAGCAAGCTAATGGTGGCCATGGCAGATGACTATGAAGAAGTTCCTGAAGTTCTTTCTGGAAATGTAGCTGCTGTCACTGGACTGAGG AATGTGAACACCGGAGATTTGATAACCAGTTCCAGTACGGCTGCTAACACGGCACGAAAATATCTGCTCAACAAGAAAAAGTACACTTCAGAGCAGGTCGATGAAGTTTTTGGAGTGGGCGTCCAGGTTCCTGACCCTGTCTTCTTCTGTTCTGTCGAGCCTGCGTCCTTg AAATTTCAAACTCCAATGGAAGTGGCCCTGAAGGAACTACAAAGAGAAAATCCCAGTCTTCAAGTGAGCTTCAATTCCGAGACAGGTCAAACGGTGCTTGGAG GAATGGGAGAATTACATTTGGAAGTTATCAAACAACGTTTAATATCGGAGTATAAAGTTGAAGTTGATCTTGGACCTCTTCAAATAGCTTACAAAGAATACCTCTTGAATCCAGCTGAGTATACCTTGGAACTGAAACACAAAATTG GTGGTGTACTCCATGCGATGACGTTGATGATGTCAGTGAAAGCAGTGAATGCTGACGAAAAGGTTGAACTGCTGACGTTGGACAAACACCCTGACTACGCACCCCACCTCACCACTGTCACACCGCGCCAGATCATGCTCTTGAAGCAGGGCATCATTTCGGGTTTACAGCATGGTCCCGTTCTTGGATCGCCT GTGGTAGGAGCCAGCTTCAAACTTCACAGATTAGAGTTGAAACGTGGAACATCcgaatccattttcatttctgGAGCTGCTCAATGTACCCAAAAG CTGCTACAAGATGCTGGAACGGCTATTCTTGAGCCAGTAATGTCGTTGGAAATTGTGTCTGATGACAATACCATTTCTACTATCCTGTCAGACTTATCGAATCGACGAGCAGTCATCAGAAACATTGGAGTCAGAGGACATTGTAAA ACAATTTCAGCGCTTGCACCACTATCGGAACTCCTAGGCTACTCAAAGTACCTTCGGATCCTGTCTTCAGGACTAGCGTCCTTCACCATTGAGTTCCATGACTACGAGCCAGTATCCTCTGACCAACAAGCCAAGGTCATTCAAGAAGTTGGtggattaatttaa